A window of Salvia splendens isolate huo1 chromosome 8, SspV2, whole genome shotgun sequence genomic DNA:
ACTTATTTGCTGATCATCTTGACTGGATGAGACGAGTGAGAGGGAAACAGATGCTCCTTCACCAATGCTTAGGCgcaaataattttcttttatgcCAGTCAGGTTCACATGCAATGAAGGACTACATGCTTCACGGTTTACCAAATCAAACACCTGAAatacattattttaataaaaaattaaaaactgatGGAATTATATTTTAGCACAGCCTAATAGTATGATATAATGAGATATATATAAAAGGAATATATACCTGCTCATCATGTATTGCTCGATGAACTTCACGTAAGGTTAAATGCATTGCCCTCACACGTTCTTCATCCGTTGCATGTTCCTTCACAGGCATTGGGGAAGATCCATTGGATTCTTCTTGCGTGTTTGTCTCACTAGCTCTTGTCAACTTACAGGAAGGATTGAGTCCaagaaactgaaactgaaactgaaGAGAGTGGCATGACTCACGGGGTACATTCACTGTGAGCATTCCAGCTGCATCATGCTCAACGGGAATTGTAGACATGGAAGATGGACGAAATACAGAAGCCAAATCATATAATGAACTGTCAAATAAATCAATATAGAAGCCTTCATTGCCAGAGGCAGCTGCAACCAATCGATGTCGTTTAATTTTCCAATTTTGCTGCAATCTGCCATCCATTAGAAAATGCAATTTGTTAGTGAGGAGGAGAAGAGAAATTTCCACTAGCTTTATGTAAATCGCACACTGGGAGAACAGAAACATATAGCTTCTTCAAGCACTTATTAATTACCTAATGAGGGCCCCATAAAATCTAGCCTCTCTTGCTACTTGTTCTTCCAATGCTTTGGCAGATTGCTTTAAATATTTTCCAAGACCCTGCAGTGTAACATAAGACTTTATCCATACTGCATCATAGCATTAATGTGCAAAAACTATTTGCATCAAAGCACAAATATGCACATAGCtgacaagaaagaaaaaagatgtATGAAGTTAGAGGTCATTAGTAAAGTCCTGTATGAGTCGTATGACAAAGACAACAACTTAGGAAGACATAAGTACCCGGAAACACTGTAGCTTAGTTGCTGTAGACACAGCAAGGTCAGATAGATGTTCATTCGGTAACGGCTTTGGCCGTGTCATTCCCGCAACTGTTACAGCATCATTGGCTTCTACCTGTGTAAATCACATTAGAGTTATATGTAGGTTCTAAATCCTTGGTGCCAATTCCCTATATGAAATCACGCAGACTGAAAAAACAATAGGGTGGAAACTTATTCCTTCGGCTCGCCCAGAAGGCTTGGATGGTTTAAACAGGTAGTCCATCACCATCATATAACCATAAATCTCTAAGACGGTAACTAGTTGAGCAAGCAAACAAAAATCCTAGGCCTCTGCTCAAGCTGCTGGCCAAAACCAAACTAATAGGTCAGCCGAAACAGGCTAAAACTTGATTTAGAACTCTAAGAGTGACCTTTATTAGCAAGACATTACTCTTGGCATATGTATTTCCACAATTAAATTCAAGATAAGTAAGACATAGATGCAGAGACGGTCGCTATATAATACTAACCCCTTTGAACACCTATAGAAGAACAAGTTCAATTGAGCCTTTTTATAACTAACAAGGACTTAAAGCATGACTCCGCAGAATTACTTGTCATATACACATTAGATATAGAAACGAGCAATAGAAGGGAAGGGCTAAAAATTATTTACCGTATTAATAAGATCAATTATGACGGAGAGCTCTTGGTGAGCTAACTGCAGATTCTCCACTAAGCTCTGCCATTGCCATTGCCATTGCTGCTGACTGGATGTTGCACCATCCTTGGCACTCGCACCTTCACTCTTCCGCTTCTTGCTGGGATCCTCTCTTTCCACTGCCCAGGCAAAGTCTATCCTCCTCACCAAGTTCACTCTCTTTTCATCATACCCCACATCCCTGCCACATACACACACCAATATCACATCAATCCATCTGAATTGAGATTTTTTACCATAGTGTGGAAAGTGAACTGACGTTGGGAAGTGTTCGAAGCCATTTTCCTCGATGGCATCGAGCCGTTTGATTGGAAGCTTGTCTAGTGAAATTTCAAGATCCCCGTCCATTATTCTTGTTTAGATTTCCAATGAATAATCCCCGGCGCAATTGAATCAAATAGTAGAAGCTAACTAGTACAGAAGGTGGCGGCGCCGGTGACGAGATTGTAGTCGGAGTCTTGGAGATGGAATTGAATTACCGAATAGGGTTTTTCCTACgcatattaaaatttgaatttaattatttactttttttattcgATTAATAAGGATTAATTGGGCCGGATTTTTGTTATTGGGCTGGAAAGTTAAAATACTCCAAATTTGAATTATATTTGTGGGCAAGTGGTGGCCCGCTACAAAAAAGACAATAAAAACTGGCGTGGCGATGGTGTTTTTCACTTTCGAATGCCATATCTGCTACTATTTGACAACATTGAACATTGCAACTCGACAATACgcaaattgaaaatttaaaagcTGATTATTATATCAAATTGATTAGCAAGACCACCAACATCCCACTATTGCTTAAACCTTACTACAATCTCAATCTCAGTCTCCTCCTATCCGGAGCTCCACTAGCTACTATCTATTTATTATACATAAATTAATTCCTAGAATATGACCATAATCACACGCATTATACGGAACTATAGTAGCTATGGAGCATAATTACCACAAATTCCACCAATCTCACGAATAGTCTCAGATGACTACCATTTCAATCAACTTAGGCAGTGAATTATTCGATTCATTGTTAACTTAACACCGAGCTTGAAATGAAGACCAAATCTAGAGTATGTATAATCACAGCGGTTCCACAATGATGTGCCAACCGTGGCGGTGGAGAGAACAATTGACGGGGGATGAGGAAAGGGAGAGAAATTGAGAAATGAAGATTTCGGGCTTTTCAAAAATTAGCAGCTATATAGCATAATTACCACAAATTCTACCAAGCTCACAAATAGTCTAAGATGACTACCGTTTTAATCATAAGTGAATTATTCGATTCATTGTTAACTTAACACCGAGCTTGAAATGAAGACCCGATTGAGAGTATGTATAATCACGGCGGCGCCACAACGATGTGCCAACCGTGGCGGTGGAGAGAACGATTGACGGGGGATGAGGAAAGGGAGAGAAGTTGAGAAATGAAGATATAGGGCTTTTCAAAATTTAGTGCACAAATGTGTGTTTTCAGAGATTTCCTCTCAATCCAACTCCTCCCCATCACCCTTGTATCCCACTCTTTCCTCTCCCACTCATCTTTCCCCTGAAATGTAAAAAACTCATAATGGCTATTCCGGAAACAAAACTTCCTTGAGAGAAACATACGTGGAAATAAAATCAAGAGGACAGAATTTGAAAGAGAGTGAAGAAGTGTGGGGATGTCATTAAAACATTGTGTGAATTGGATTATGGACTTGTTTGTTCATAGTTGATAGGGGTTAGTAAATGGCTAATTATATAAGTACCAATGTATTTCAATAATatgattttatgttttaatatttcatttatgttatattttttgatataataaagattttttttatatttccaaTGGCATTTATAGGATTATTTCCAAAACTCTACTCTTGTACTATATTTATAGATAGGTGTATTAGTCATAATAGTAGCCTTTAGAAGAAACAAACTCGTATAAGTATTTGTTGTTAGGGGGGTGGGGAAGCAAATAGGTCTTATATTAACAAAATTAGTAGGATAATACAAACTGTCGGAGCCACAAGACCAAACCAAACCTATTTACAAAGCTACTTATCTTCATgttccctttcctctttctcgaTTGTCTCGACATATTTCTCCACCTTCTTCAAGATACTGTTTAAGACATGCAATTTAATATCTTGGATTTTCCTCCTCCCCATTCTCCTTCTTCGTCTTATAGTATGCATTCGCTTGAGCACCTGATTGAAATAATGTTCGAAAATCCCaaattccctccaccatggcctAAAACTTAAGAAGGAAGGGTCATTTGCTGTGCATTTTCcacattaaaaaacaaaaatatttgtaAACACACTTTTTTTTTCCCTCGTGCCATTCATATCTGTGAAGATTGCCCCGCTTCCttcaaaataaagtagaaaagaaatttaaaattgattaGAAATAGAGTCTGTTAATTGAGCGAAAAAGTGAATACTGTGTTACCAAGCTTTGTTGTGGTATGTCAAAAGCTAGAAAAGAAAGTATGTGgcaaaatttagtaaatattatCTCGGTGAAATAAACACAACAATTTGAGGACACAGCCACTGTCTTTTTTCTTTTCCCCAATTCAACCCTAATTTTTCCATCTCAAACTCCACAAACCCTCACTCGAGCTCACCTCGATCGCCGATCATCCTGCAGCCGGTCCTACCTCATCTTATTCCTCCGATTTCCGCTGCAACTCACAGCTAGCTGGTTCGATCTCGGAGttgatgacgaagaagtcgCCGATTTCGCGACGGAGTTGATGGACGACCACAGATATGCCTCAACTGCGTAGCGGAGCGCGCAGAGGCCGCCGACCCGCTGTCGCAGCTCCCGCTCCCGAACGGAACAAGGGGAAAGCCGCTCGAGCTGACAAGGGAACCGTACCAGCTGCTGGGAAACGAGCTGCAGGGAATAGAGTCGACGCCGCCGCCGCAGGTGGTGCTGATAAGGAGAAGGAGGTTTTGGTGGGGgattgtggtggtggtggaggagagGCACATGTTGATGCTGCTGTGAAGGAAACGACGTCGTTGAAGGTTGGGGAGGATAATAATAACAAATTAGAGGAGGTTGGAGAAGACGTGGAAGAGAAGAAGATGGATGAGTGTGATAGTGGTGGTAACGGAAGTAAGGGGTTGGGTGCTGAGGATGAAGGAAGCACTACTCCTATTCCCGAAAGGGTTCGTTAATTTCATTCTTAATTTTGTTTTCTAATGTTTGATGATTCTGTATTATGTACTCCATTAAGATAAAACAGCTTGTTTTTTTAATGCTTATAATCGTTATCTTATGTGGTTGTGTTTGATGTTAGGAGTTTATTTTCGAGTTGCATGTTAGGGATGTGGTATATGGTGGTTTTATGAACCAAAGATTTGAGTTTTAGTTTACTTACTGATCGAGTTGTACCCATGAAAGCGTATACATTGTATTTCTGGTTTTGAGTATTTTttagataaaataaatactactataaaagtATAAATTTCACATATTATGGGAAGTTTCTACTCTTTAGCTTCCTAGGGAGTTTACTGCGAGTGAATTGATGATAGAcacatgaaattttttcatataTAAGGAAGTTACTTCTGTCTGCAGAAGTTTgctcatttaattttgtttcctcTTATCCTCTAAGAATCTGACAGAAATCTGATAGAGGCATATAGCTTATACATGTCATATTCAGCTTACGGTTTAATTTAATCGCTTGGCAACAGGTCCAGGTTGGTGGTTCTCCAGCTTATCGAATTGATAAGAAATTAGGGAAAGGTGGATTTGGCCAAGTTTATGTAGGCCGGCGAATCAACCCCCCAAACCCAAATGAGAGAAATGGACCAGGAGCGGTAGAAGTACGTACTTGTTCCCTGTTATTGGCAGCTTTGGCCTCAGTATCTGCAAAGAATCTCTCTCTCAGTTTTATCTCTTTTTAGGTTGCTTTGAAATTTGAGCACCGTAGTAGCAAAGGTTGTAATTATGGACCACCTTATGAATGGCAAGTTTACAGGTGAGTTTTGTATTAGTTCCTATGTCTCTGTTAAATTTTGCAAAATATGAACTTTGTTTACTGCATTCTTCCATAGTGCTCTTGGTGGTAGTCACGGCATACCACGTGTGCATTACAAAGGACGTCAGAGTGATTACTATATTATGGTATGTGCCTGAAACTCAGAATTTCTTCCAGTTCTAAACACAAATGTATATCTTTTCTTTGCTGGTATGAAGAGTTTCTTTGTACTTTGTAGGTAATGGATATGCTAGGTCCTAGTTTATGGGATGTCTGGAACAACAATTCGAATACGTGAGGCAACAATTTCAACAGAGTTATTTTTGCTTTCTGGTTTACTTTGCAGTCTTTCACCTAACATTTAAATGACACTTTTGCAGAATGTCAATTGAAATGGTGGCATGTATTGCTATTGAAGCCATATCCATTTTGGAAAAGTTACATTCTAGAGGGTAAATATTCAACAATATTTGCAATTGTGGGATTCTTAATTCTTTGATGCACAAGCTTAGATATTTGATTTGTCAGTAATGTTAATATGGACATAGATTGATTGTAGAGACTTGTGAATCTGAGTGCTATTATATTCTGTCGGGAGTACAGACGATGCTACTACACATTCATACTTCAGTTCAATCGCTTACACTTACTAAGTTACTTGCATGTTTGTTTTTGTGATTGGTCCTGAATCTGAGTTGAACTATAGCTGTATGTATGCTATGTTGCTGGCATTTGAGCGTTGTACCAACTGTAACTGAATCGCATTACCTAAGTTGATGCTCTTGGATAActcacaagagctagagctgTAAATGAGCTATAAGGACGTCAATCTTGTTGGAACTCAAAGACGACTATATTTGGCTTATGTTTTTCAGCAAGCTAGATATAGCTATTAGTTTAAACTCAAACTTGGCTCTGTAAAATTTGACTGTAGCTCGAACTTTCTGATATTCAGCTTGGTGCAGTTCAACTATGCCCCTAGCAAGAACCTTAGTGTGGGAGTCAATTGAATTGAATATGTGACAATAAGTGTCTCCACTTCAGTATACAAGAGATCGTGTTTTGGGcaattgtttcttttttttttgtcttgcCTTCAGTTCAGTTATTTTGGTTGTAGTCCCtgattgttgttttttttttctttttttcctttctatttCTATCaaaccttttcttttctctaatTACCTCAATACCTGCAGATATGTGCATGGGGATGTAAAGCCAGAAAACTTTTTGCTTGGTACACCTGGAACTGCTGATGAGAAAAAACTTTTTTTGGTTGATCTTGGATTGGGTAATATACATGCTCTGCCtcttgtatttattttatactccatactTATGATATTAACAATTGGTACTCTTAACAACAATTTCCTGTTAAAAATTGCAGCTGTTCGGTGGCGTGATAATTCAACTGGTCTTCATGTTGATTATGATCAACGACCTGATGTATTCAGGTAAAGTTACGACCATTTGTAgttcttcattttctttttggtttaaTTCTCTTGTAACCTGAGTTTCTGGTTGATGCAGAGGAACTGTGCGGTATGCTAGTGTGCATGCTCATCTGGGAAGGACCGGTAGTCGTAGGGATGACCTGGAATCCCTTGCTTATACCCTCATTTTTCTTCTTCGAGGTCGCCTTCCTTGGCAAGGTTACCAGGTTAGTAATTGTGGATGACATGTGTGTTCATTAGGAGCATCACTCTTGATGCTTACTTTATCTTCTAATAGGGCGAGAATAAAGGCTTTCTGGTCTGCAAAAAGAAGATGGGAACTTCTCCAGAAGCCCTTTGTTGTTTCTGTCCTGCACCTTTTAAACAGTTTGTTGAGTTTGTTGTTAACTTGAAGTTTGATGAAGAGCCTAATTATGCAAAATACATATCCCTTTTTGATGGGATTATTGGTCCGAATCCGGACATCAGGCCAATCAACACTGAAGGTGCTCGAAAggtatattataattttactatttacAAGTTGTCTGTAAATTGGCTGCATTCATCGAAAATTTCCTTCATTAAACATATTTTTTACAATGTGAAGCTTGTATATCAAGTCGGACAGAAGAGAGGAAGGCTTATGATggacgacgatgatgatgagcagccaaagaagaaagTCCGCATGGGAATGCCTGCTACACAGTGGATTAGTGTGTACAATGCTCGAAGACCGATGAAGCAAAGGTATCATCATGGTAACTCTTTTGAGTTTCTTCTAGGATTTTTTGGAGGAAGGGTTTGAGTTAACCCTGCATTTCTCTCGCAGATATCATTACAATGTTGCAGATTTAAGATTGGACCAGCATATTGAGAAAGGAAATGAAGATGGACTTTATATTAGCAGTGTGGCCTCTTGTTCAAATCTATGGGCCTTGATTATGGATACAGGGACCGGTTTCAGTGATCAAGTCTATGAACTTTCACCTCATTTCCTTCATAAGGTATCAAATCTCTAGCATGCCATACTTAGTGAGTCTTGATATGACATTGCTAAAACTTGAGTGTCATATGATATCAGTTGATTAAATTCTAACGAGGCTTAATCTCTTATAGAGCATGATGTGTAGGCAGCGTATCTTATTACTTTTTGCGTTATCACCTGCAGGAGTGGATCATGGAACAATGGGAGAAAAATTACTACATAAGTGCCATAGCAGGGGCTAATAATGGGAGCTCATTAATAGTCATGTCTAAGGGTTAGTGTTGCAATTCAAGGACTGGAGTTCTAATTTTGTACTCCCTTTCTTCCGCAGTTGttgagtcattttgccatttttgtacTTTCCATGGCAGGGGAGTCAtttctaatttttgaaacaATTAGGGATTTTAATTAAGTTTAGTGGACTAATTAAGCACCCCCTTATTACCCTTTAATCATAAGTTTATTAATTAGAAAAGTGACCCATTCCCCAACCCTAAATGACGCGTTCATTCTACCCTTTACACCCTCTCTCTGGATGATTTCTTTCTTTCCGTCGTCGCCACTGAAACCATAATTTCCGACTGCCATCCAGAAATCGCACCCCTTCTCTCTTCCTCCATCTCATGTCTCCATACAGCAAAAGACATTCATTTTAAAgacaaattgaaaataaaaccATCCTATCACTTAATATCTACGTTATTATCAAACCCATGTAACACACTAAACATCCCTTTTTATTCTctgtgctgaaaagaaatgtctccactattgtggaacggagggagtacatgtttCAGATAATGTTTTGAAATGGGATTGCTTTATGAGATGCAGGTACCCCGTATCTGCAGCAGTCATACAAAGTTAGTGAGTCATTTCCATTCAAGTGGATCAACAAGAAATGGAGAGAAGGTTTTTACGTTACTGCCATGGCTACAGCTGGAACTAGATGGGCAATTGTTATGTCCCGTGGGGCAGGTTTTTCTGATCAGGTATAATATTGTAGTTTCAGTGATGGCTGTTGTTATGTACTGATCCAAAGAACAGGAATAAAGGATTTCTACTATTTGCTTCAATTTATGTTTCTTTTTCAGGTTGTCGAGTTGGACTTTCTGTATCCAAGTGAAGGTATTCATAGGAGGTGGGATTCTGGCTATCGCATCACATCAACTGCAGCAACATGGGATCAAACTGCCCTTGTTCTTAGCAATCCACGACGGAAACCTTCAGATGAAACACAAGAAACACTTCGGACTTCTGCTTTCCCAAGCACACATGTTAAGGTAGATTTTGTTTAGATCACCTTTCATGTTATTTTACCCTGTTTTCCATACTTCGTTCTTACAGTTTCTGGTTGTCACTTTCAGGAGAAATGGGCAAAAAATCTTTACATAGCATCGGTGTGCTATGGAAGAACTGTATCTTGATGTCTCGTAATTTTGTTGGAGTAGGTTACTCGAAGATGAAGTCCTCTCTGATCAAACTCAATTGTTATTTCTGTAATCAGAGGAAGGGGAGATCTTTGGTCTGTGGTCAAGCTGACTCTTGTTGCTCTAAGGACCTGATTTGTGCTTACTATTGCCATTGACATATAGGAGCCTGTGTAAAACCTCTGCACCGGACTGTGATTATGTCTAAATGCTTTAGGAAAGTGTTAGAACTCCGACAAGTGTAATTCGATCATTCCTTAATGTTTGTA
This region includes:
- the LOC121745054 gene encoding mediator of RNA polymerase II transcription subunit 17-like, which gives rise to MDGDLEISLDKLPIKRLDAIEENGFEHFPTDVGYDEKRVNLVRRIDFAWAVEREDPSKKRKSEGASAKDGATSSQQQWQWQWQSLVENLQLAHQELSVIIDLINTVEANDAVTVAGMTRPKPLPNEHLSDLAVSTATKLQCFRGLGKYLKQSAKALEEQVAREARFYGALIRLQQNWKIKRHRLVAAASGNEGFYIDLFDSSLYDLASVFRPSSMSTIPVEHDAAGMLTVNVPRESCHSLQFQFQFLGLNPSCKLTRASETNTQEESNGSSPMPVKEHATDEERVRAMHLTLREVHRAIHDEQVFDLVNREACSPSLHVNLTGIKENYLRLSIGEGASVSLSLVSSSQDDQQISSASEVNSVETSNVDVESFDEQDYGKAIDKAERSRVPRQLGFEIYLRQLFHEYVFVRAKSKAMPLRKSQIPGQPAKDNSSVLGHFCMSLGHRIFSNKVLSMLENLVHRTPYVQLFSHPTWHSRTSSWTLSMKIPESIIHAASQIQRPGTGNGKVVRSQFWTKVVVIDDSISVHGEGAPNILGLFKGKSEAVSSINGYDCDLADLPIILIQQVASQIIQWLHEEALAVGIKANRDFLSLAFELEQGEIARLVAHVDPDDTQGCISWWLTIDDGLTEEHKLRSDMSYFESQRRKFLGYLPLDLLHSTLLDFLNLCSY
- the LOC121745153 gene encoding casein kinase 1-like protein HD16; translated protein: MPQLRSGARRGRRPAVAAPAPERNKGKAARADKGTVPAAGKRAAGNRVDAAAAGGADKEKEVLVGDCGGGGGEAHVDAAVKETTSLKVGEDNNNKLEEVGEDVEEKKMDECDSGGNGSKGLGAEDEGSTTPIPERVQVGGSPAYRIDKKLGKGGFGQVYVGRRINPPNPNERNGPGAVEVALKFEHRSSKGCNYGPPYEWQVYSALGGSHGIPRVHYKGRQSDYYIMVMDMLGPSLWDVWNNNSNTMSIEMVACIAIEAISILEKLHSRGYVHGDVKPENFLLGTPGTADEKKLFLVDLGLAVRWRDNSTGLHVDYDQRPDVFRGTVRYASVHAHLGRTGSRRDDLESLAYTLIFLLRGRLPWQGYQGENKGFLVCKKKMGTSPEALCCFCPAPFKQFVEFVVNLKFDEEPNYAKYISLFDGIIGPNPDIRPINTEGARKLVYQVGQKRGRLMMDDDDDEQPKKKVRMGMPATQWISVYNARRPMKQRYHYNVADLRLDQHIEKGNEDGLYISSVASCSNLWALIMDTGTGFSDQVYELSPHFLHKEWIMEQWEKNYYISAIAGANNGSSLIVMSKGTPYLQQSYKVSESFPFKWINKKWREGFYVTAMATAGTRWAIVMSRGAGFSDQVVELDFLYPSEGIHRRWDSGYRITSTAATWDQTALVLSNPRRKPSDETQETLRTSAFPSTHVKEKWAKNLYIASVCYGRTVS